A region from the Halomarina litorea genome encodes:
- a CDS encoding creatininase family protein, with the protein MYLAEHTWEELGDYFAEHSLALVPTGSTEQHGPHLPEATDHLIAEAYAREAAERTGFLCTPTVNVGVSPHHRQFHGTMWVDAPVFRDYMESLARNLTYHGVDRIVFVNAHGGNIQHLREVGRRLRDAGDAYAVEWMWDESIPDLVNDLFVQNGPHGGPKETAMIQYLRPELVREDRLEAARDGGVASVEDAGTVIHGSRTFYDAIDNTGNGVLGDQTDATAEKGEELFEAATDQLVQLCEWLDAQDREDLMAKPHV; encoded by the coding sequence ATGTACCTGGCGGAGCACACGTGGGAGGAGTTGGGCGACTACTTCGCGGAGCACTCACTGGCGCTCGTGCCGACGGGGAGCACCGAACAGCACGGCCCGCACCTCCCCGAGGCCACCGACCACCTCATCGCCGAGGCGTACGCCCGCGAGGCCGCCGAACGGACGGGCTTCCTCTGTACCCCGACGGTGAACGTCGGTGTCAGCCCCCACCACCGCCAGTTTCACGGGACGATGTGGGTCGACGCGCCAGTCTTCCGCGACTACATGGAGTCGCTGGCGCGCAATCTCACCTACCACGGCGTCGACCGCATCGTGTTCGTCAACGCCCACGGTGGGAACATCCAGCACCTCCGGGAGGTGGGCCGCCGCCTGCGCGACGCGGGCGACGCCTACGCCGTCGAGTGGATGTGGGACGAGTCCATCCCGGACCTCGTGAACGACCTGTTCGTCCAGAACGGCCCCCACGGCGGGCCGAAGGAGACGGCGATGATCCAGTACCTCCGGCCCGAACTCGTCCGCGAGGACCGCCTCGAAGCGGCGCGAGACGGCGGCGTCGCCTCCGTCGAGGACGCCGGCACCGTCATCCACGGCTCGCGGACGTTCTACGACGCCATCGACAACACGGGCAACGGCGTCCTCGGCGACCAGACGGACGCCACCGCCGAGAAGGGCGAGGAACTGTTCGAGGCCGCGACCGACCAGCTCGTCCAGCTCTGCGAGTGGCTCGACGCGCAGGACCGCGAGGACCTGATGGCGAAGCCCCACGTCTGA
- a CDS encoding dihydrofolate reductase, whose protein sequence is MDVVLVAAVAENGVIGADGDMPWHYPADLAHFKETTTGFPVIMGRRTYESIVAAIDGPLPDRTNVVLSTRDLDLPAGAVHADSVEAALELAAKTGSDTVYVVGGATVYEQFLPRADRLVLTAIPESPEGDTHFPAFDREAWKEVAREEEGELAFVTYERRDGDD, encoded by the coding sequence ATGGACGTGGTCCTCGTCGCGGCCGTCGCCGAGAACGGCGTCATCGGGGCGGACGGCGACATGCCGTGGCACTACCCCGCCGACCTCGCGCACTTCAAGGAGACGACGACGGGGTTCCCCGTAATCATGGGCCGGCGGACCTACGAGAGCATCGTCGCCGCCATCGACGGTCCCCTTCCCGACCGGACGAACGTGGTCCTCAGCACCCGCGACTTGGACCTGCCCGCGGGGGCGGTCCACGCCGACTCCGTCGAGGCGGCCCTCGAACTGGCGGCGAAGACGGGGAGCGACACCGTCTACGTGGTCGGCGGGGCGACCGTGTACGAGCAGTTCCTCCCGCGTGCGGACCGACTCGTCCTGACGGCGATTCCCGAGTCGCCGGAGGGTGACACGCACTTCCCCGCGTTCGACCGCGAGGCGTGGAAGGAGGTAGCGCGGGAGGAGGAGGGGGAACTGGCGTTCGTGACGTACGAGCGTCGGGACGGGGACGACTGA
- a CDS encoding ABC transporter substrate-binding protein, producing MVNDGNSRRDVSNDGNESSGRGVRRRAFLRASGAGVAGVTLAGCVSTGGGDGDGGSDGSGNGGGDGNTTGTTTGSSGGGSLPSTVKLGVLAPEPSNNPIGASIANGAKLAAMQLNEEGSGPEFEVVVKDTKEQPDTGRSKYRELTIGEEVDMTTGIFTSEVLLAVLGDIAEQQTVHMTTGAATPEASSRVNENYDQYKYHFRTGPLNAYQLGVNMVDFLTAKQQSLGWESVAVLVEDYEWTKPVSKALDERLGDTGVEIAMRQRYASGTQNFTPIFDQVESSGADAAFIAMAHTGTPAVVSWAQEQRPFHFGGIHVPMQLPQYYQLTDGACNFGVTQNSATPKSEVTKKTVPFANAYNEEFGSYPVYTGYITFDAVKQYAEVISQAGSVEADPVIQGLEGSSYTGTTGTVEYYPKDDEFAHDVVYADGKVDPVYMQWQDGDQEVIYPDALATADYKAPSWL from the coding sequence ATGGTTAACGATGGAAACAGTCGCAGGGACGTGTCGAACGACGGGAACGAGTCTTCTGGACGGGGTGTGCGGCGGCGGGCCTTCCTCCGCGCCTCGGGTGCCGGCGTTGCGGGCGTCACACTCGCGGGCTGTGTGAGCACGGGCGGCGGAGACGGCGACGGCGGCAGTGACGGTAGCGGCAACGGTGGCGGTGACGGCAACACCACGGGGACGACGACCGGGTCCTCGGGCGGCGGGAGCCTCCCCAGTACGGTGAAGCTCGGCGTCCTCGCGCCCGAACCCTCCAACAACCCCATCGGAGCGTCCATCGCCAACGGGGCGAAACTCGCCGCGATGCAACTCAACGAGGAGGGGTCGGGGCCCGAGTTCGAAGTCGTCGTCAAGGACACGAAGGAGCAACCCGACACGGGCCGCTCGAAGTACCGGGAACTCACCATCGGCGAGGAGGTGGACATGACGACGGGCATCTTCACGAGCGAGGTGTTGCTCGCGGTCCTCGGCGATATCGCCGAGCAACAGACTGTCCACATGACCACCGGGGCGGCGACGCCGGAGGCGAGCTCTCGCGTCAACGAGAACTACGATCAGTACAAGTACCACTTCCGAACCGGTCCGCTCAACGCGTACCAACTGGGCGTGAACATGGTGGATTTCCTCACGGCGAAACAGCAGTCCCTCGGCTGGGAGTCCGTCGCCGTCCTCGTCGAGGACTACGAGTGGACGAAACCCGTCTCGAAGGCACTCGACGAGCGACTGGGCGACACGGGCGTCGAAATCGCCATGCGCCAGCGCTACGCCTCGGGCACGCAGAACTTCACGCCCATCTTCGACCAGGTGGAGAGTTCCGGCGCGGACGCCGCGTTCATCGCGATGGCTCACACCGGCACGCCCGCCGTCGTCTCGTGGGCACAGGAGCAGCGACCGTTCCACTTCGGCGGCATCCACGTCCCGATGCAACTGCCGCAGTACTACCAGTTGACCGACGGGGCCTGCAACTTCGGCGTCACGCAGAACTCCGCGACGCCCAAGAGCGAGGTGACCAAAAAGACGGTCCCGTTCGCCAACGCCTACAACGAGGAGTTCGGGAGCTACCCGGTGTACACCGGCTACATCACCTTCGACGCGGTCAAGCAGTACGCCGAGGTCATCAGCCAGGCCGGGAGCGTCGAGGCCGACCCGGTCATCCAGGGACTCGAAGGGTCCTCGTACACGGGGACGACGGGCACTGTCGAGTACTACCCGAAGGACGACGAGTTCGCCCACGACGTCGTCTACGCCGACGGGAAGGTCGACCCCGTCTACATGCAGTGGCAAGACGGCGACCAGGAGGTCATCTACCCGGACGCCCTCGCGACGGCGGACTACAAAGCCCCGTCGTGGCTGTAG
- a CDS encoding DUF7522 family protein: MTDSGGPLLGPFRAFGGDALRDVWVFDGDTESCLFIRDDVTDYLEGHDPEPYIDNERYGYITRDTYEDLTYASYEYTVRGLDEFVQFRTFLDDDTGTRFGVLASFDVRRVDDRFGDLYERLASVGEDVTFASLGDQS, encoded by the coding sequence ATGACCGACAGCGGCGGACCGCTCCTCGGGCCATTTCGCGCCTTCGGCGGCGACGCCCTCCGGGACGTCTGGGTGTTCGACGGCGACACGGAGTCCTGTCTCTTCATCCGCGACGACGTCACCGACTACCTCGAGGGACACGACCCGGAGCCGTACATCGACAACGAGCGCTACGGCTACATCACGCGCGACACGTACGAGGACCTCACGTACGCCAGCTACGAGTACACGGTCCGCGGGCTCGACGAGTTTGTCCAGTTCCGCACGTTCCTCGACGACGACACCGGGACGCGCTTCGGCGTGCTGGCCAGCTTCGACGTCAGGAGGGTCGACGACCGGTTCGGCGACCTCTACGAGCGACTGGCGAGCGTCGGGGAGGACGTGACGTTCGCGTCGCTGGGCGACCAGTCGTAG
- a CDS encoding DUF4440 domain-containing protein, with protein MFDACEREVRGFHRFLESWLAGDCPDTAARFARTDALGAPFELVSPDGGRRDRETLLADLRAGHGSLPGLAIEVRDVRSRVQTGDLALITYEEHQRRGSERTARLSSALFAPAPDAPEGVSWVHLHETWLPDGENSHDA; from the coding sequence ATGTTCGACGCGTGTGAACGAGAGGTCCGGGGGTTCCACCGGTTCCTCGAGTCGTGGCTCGCGGGCGACTGTCCCGACACCGCAGCGCGGTTCGCCCGGACCGACGCGCTGGGTGCGCCCTTCGAACTCGTCTCGCCGGACGGCGGGCGTCGCGACCGGGAGACGCTCCTCGCTGACCTGCGGGCGGGCCACGGCAGTCTCCCCGGCCTCGCCATCGAGGTCCGGGACGTACGCTCCCGGGTGCAGACCGGTGACCTCGCGCTGATCACCTACGAGGAACACCAGCGTCGGGGGAGCGAGCGGACGGCCCGCCTGAGCAGTGCGCTGTTCGCCCCCGCCCCCGACGCGCCGGAGGGGGTGTCGTGGGTCCACCTCCACGAGACGTGGCTCCCGGACGGCGAAAACTCCCACGACGCGTAG
- a CDS encoding bacterio-opsin activator domain-containing protein, protein MGTMAEVCIPADEFALHQTFLDAPDAHLDVQRVVAHGPDRVMPFLWATADDFDALDQALDADPSVEDVTHVSEFEDERLYRMAWVDRIELVSHALLEEDATVFEAAGSHDEWHLRLFFPEREGLSRTHDIAEEGGLTLHVEKVYELNEERRDRYGLTDPQHETLVAAFENDYYDFPHGVTTEDLGERFDISAQAVADRLRRGHGNLVEETLIVGRGADFDE, encoded by the coding sequence ATGGGTACGATGGCGGAGGTGTGCATCCCGGCGGACGAGTTCGCGTTACACCAGACGTTCCTCGACGCGCCCGATGCGCACCTCGACGTCCAGCGAGTCGTCGCGCACGGCCCGGACCGCGTCATGCCGTTCCTCTGGGCGACGGCCGACGACTTCGACGCGCTCGACCAGGCTCTCGACGCCGACCCGTCCGTCGAGGACGTCACACACGTCTCCGAGTTCGAGGACGAACGGCTCTACCGAATGGCGTGGGTCGACCGCATCGAACTGGTCTCTCACGCGCTCCTCGAGGAGGACGCGACCGTGTTCGAGGCCGCCGGTTCCCACGACGAGTGGCACCTCAGGCTCTTCTTCCCCGAACGCGAGGGCCTCTCTCGGACCCACGACATCGCGGAGGAAGGGGGCCTCACCCTGCACGTGGAGAAAGTCTACGAGTTGAACGAGGAGCGCCGGGACCGCTACGGCCTGACCGACCCGCAACACGAGACGCTCGTGGCGGCGTTCGAGAACGACTACTACGACTTCCCGCACGGCGTGACGACCGAGGACCTCGGCGAGCGCTTCGACATCTCCGCGCAGGCCGTCGCCGACCGACTGCGCCGGGGCCACGGCAACCTCGTCGAGGAGACGCTCATCGTCGGCCGAGGCGCGGACTTCGACGAGTAG
- the sod gene encoding superoxide dismutase, producing MSEHSNPELPPLPYDYDALEPHLSEQVLTWHHDTHHQGYVNGLESAEKTLAENRESGDFGSSGGAMRNVTHNGSGHYLHTLFWENMSQDGGGEPSGELADRIEEDFGSYEGWKGEFEAAASAAGGWALLVYDPVAKQLRNLVVDKHDQGALWGSHPILALDVWEHSYYYDYGPSRGDFIDAFFEVVNWDSAEEQYQKSVEHFE from the coding sequence ATGTCCGAACATTCCAACCCCGAACTGCCGCCGCTACCGTACGACTACGACGCGCTCGAACCGCACCTCTCCGAGCAGGTACTCACGTGGCATCACGACACCCACCACCAGGGCTACGTGAACGGCCTCGAGAGCGCGGAGAAGACGCTCGCCGAGAACCGCGAGTCCGGTGACTTCGGCTCCTCGGGCGGTGCGATGCGCAACGTGACCCACAACGGCAGTGGGCACTATCTCCACACGCTGTTCTGGGAGAACATGTCCCAGGACGGCGGTGGTGAGCCGTCGGGCGAACTCGCCGACCGCATCGAGGAGGACTTCGGCTCCTACGAGGGCTGGAAGGGCGAGTTCGAGGCCGCTGCCTCGGCCGCCGGTGGCTGGGCGCTGCTCGTCTACGACCCCGTCGCCAAGCAACTGCGCAACCTCGTCGTCGACAAGCACGACCAGGGTGCGCTCTGGGGCAGTCACCCCATCCTCGCGCTCGACGTCTGGGAGCACTCGTACTACTACGACTACGGTCCGTCTCGCGGCGACTTCATCGACGCGTTCTTCGAGGTCGTCAACTGGGACAGCGCCGAGGAGCAGTACCAGAAGTCCGTCGAGCACTTCGAGTAA
- a CDS encoding ATPase, whose protein sequence is MRLLVAGADRVDAGKTTFAVGLAAHTDSLAVKPRAGNDYWFDYDDYRAAVDAGRLYGKDARRLAAVSGESPEAVNPVHRLWTPAPGEGKGLLGREGRAVLCDRVTLDGGHEYVVNGTRDLPERASDALPLDDATTVASLHEYNAVMERLHRPALDTMADRVEAADRVVVESYADIARPLTEFVPDAVAVVEPTRVRLYDGGRYANACSVASGSAREGRLEVRVGNVLELIEPTARATLAPLPDEVRSDPEAIAEANDHAYRALVATALD, encoded by the coding sequence ATGAGGCTCCTCGTCGCCGGAGCGGACCGCGTCGACGCCGGCAAGACCACCTTCGCCGTCGGGCTCGCCGCACACACCGACTCGCTCGCGGTCAAGCCGCGTGCGGGCAACGACTACTGGTTCGACTACGACGACTACCGTGCGGCCGTCGACGCCGGGCGACTCTACGGGAAGGACGCACGCCGACTCGCCGCCGTCTCCGGCGAGTCGCCCGAGGCCGTCAACCCCGTCCACCGCCTCTGGACCCCCGCCCCCGGCGAAGGAAAGGGCTTGCTCGGGCGCGAGGGGCGGGCCGTCCTCTGTGACCGCGTCACCCTCGACGGGGGGCACGAGTACGTCGTCAACGGGACGCGCGACCTCCCCGAGCGCGCCAGCGACGCCCTCCCGCTCGACGATGCCACCACGGTCGCGTCGCTCCACGAGTACAACGCGGTGATGGAGCGACTCCACCGACCCGCGCTCGACACGATGGCCGACCGGGTCGAGGCGGCCGACCGGGTGGTCGTGGAGTCCTACGCCGACATCGCCCGGCCGCTGACCGAGTTCGTCCCCGACGCCGTCGCCGTCGTGGAACCGACGCGCGTCCGTCTCTACGACGGCGGGCGCTACGCGAACGCCTGTTCGGTCGCGAGCGGGAGCGCCCGCGAGGGACGTCTCGAAGTCCGCGTCGGGAACGTCCTCGAACTCATCGAGCCGACGGCGCGGGCGACGCTCGCACCGCTCCCGGACGAGGTCCGGTCGGACCCCGAGGCCATCGCCGAGGCGAACGACCACGCCTACCGGGCACTGGTGGCGACCGCGCTGGACTAG
- a CDS encoding cryptochrome/photolyase family protein codes for MLLHWHRADLRAHDNVGLAEAASEGKVLPVFVFDDAVLAHAAPPRVAYMLDALGRLREWYRDRGGDLLLARGNPTEVVPRIAEAHDAEGVYWNHDYSGLARERDEAVRESLSEAGLDHRQFHDALHHEPGSITTNDGDPYSVYTYFWKKWSDREKAAPVDPPESGRLVAEAGEFEDLPSVEDLGFEQPAATVEDAGHEAARERLEAFCESDIYDYAEKRDRAAERCTSRLSAHLKWGTVGVREVYAATERAMDDAPDGDSEDSVEEFQSQLAWREFYTHVLYFHPRVVTENYREYEEGIDWREDDEELRAWKDGETGYPFVDAGMRQLREEAFVHNRLRMVVASFLTKDLMLDWREGYDHFREHLTDHDTANDNGGWQWAASTGTDAQPYFRIFNPTTQGEDHDPDAEYIKRYVPELADVDPEDVHSWHELSDERREELAPDYPAPIVDPSKRREQALAMFKRARGEDPEE; via the coding sequence ATGTTGCTCCACTGGCACCGCGCCGACCTGCGGGCACACGACAACGTGGGGCTGGCCGAGGCCGCCAGCGAGGGGAAGGTCCTCCCCGTGTTCGTCTTCGACGACGCGGTGCTGGCACACGCCGCCCCCCCGCGCGTCGCCTACATGCTGGACGCCCTCGGGCGACTCAGGGAGTGGTACCGCGACCGCGGCGGCGACCTCTTGCTCGCGCGGGGGAACCCGACGGAGGTCGTACCCAGAATCGCCGAGGCCCACGACGCCGAGGGCGTGTACTGGAACCACGACTACTCGGGGCTGGCACGGGAACGCGACGAGGCCGTCCGCGAGTCCCTCTCGGAAGCGGGTCTGGACCACCGCCAGTTCCACGACGCCCTCCACCACGAACCGGGGTCCATCACGACGAACGACGGCGACCCCTACTCGGTGTACACCTACTTCTGGAAGAAGTGGAGCGACCGGGAGAAGGCCGCCCCGGTCGACCCGCCCGAATCCGGGCGTCTCGTCGCCGAGGCGGGTGAGTTCGAGGACCTCCCGTCCGTCGAGGACCTCGGGTTCGAGCAACCGGCGGCCACCGTCGAGGACGCCGGCCACGAGGCCGCCCGCGAGCGTCTGGAGGCGTTCTGCGAGTCCGATATCTACGACTACGCCGAGAAGCGCGACCGGGCGGCGGAACGCTGTACCTCGCGGCTCTCGGCACACCTCAAGTGGGGCACCGTCGGCGTCCGGGAGGTGTACGCCGCCACCGAACGGGCGATGGACGACGCCCCCGACGGCGACAGCGAGGACTCCGTCGAGGAGTTCCAGTCCCAGTTGGCGTGGCGGGAGTTCTACACCCACGTCCTCTACTTCCACCCGCGCGTGGTAACGGAGAACTACCGGGAGTACGAGGAGGGAATCGACTGGCGCGAGGACGACGAGGAGTTGCGGGCGTGGAAAGACGGCGAGACGGGCTACCCCTTCGTCGACGCAGGGATGCGCCAACTGCGCGAGGAGGCGTTCGTGCACAACCGCCTCCGGATGGTCGTCGCCTCCTTCCTCACGAAGGACCTCATGCTCGACTGGCGCGAGGGGTACGACCACTTCCGCGAGCATCTCACCGACCACGACACCGCCAACGACAACGGCGGGTGGCAGTGGGCCGCCTCCACCGGGACCGACGCCCAACCCTACTTCCGCATCTTCAACCCGACGACGCAGGGCGAGGACCACGACCCGGACGCCGAGTACATCAAGCGGTACGTCCCCGAACTCGCCGATGTCGACCCCGAGGACGTCCACTCGTGGCACGAACTGAGCGACGAACGCCGCGAGGAACTCGCCCCCGACTACCCCGCGCCCATCGTGGACCCCTCGAAACGGCGGGAGCAGGCGCTGGCGATGTTCAAGCGCGCCCGCGGGGAAGACCCGGAGGAGTAG
- a CDS encoding DUF5827 family protein produces the protein MPRPKADFEQFRPLDFRDPDEVLDEETMYTVYEVARLLQGLDPGRELDAETENVLLDWAIPWMMVNAEAFVFAEPDADDEPGYYGLA, from the coding sequence ATGCCGCGCCCGAAAGCCGACTTCGAGCAGTTCCGCCCGCTCGACTTCCGCGACCCAGACGAAGTGCTCGACGAGGAGACGATGTACACCGTCTACGAGGTGGCCCGACTCCTGCAGGGACTCGACCCCGGCCGGGAACTCGACGCGGAGACGGAGAACGTCCTGCTCGACTGGGCCATCCCGTGGATGATGGTCAACGCCGAGGCGTTCGTCTTCGCCGAACCCGACGCCGACGACGAACCCGGCTACTACGGCCTCGCATGA
- a CDS encoding cupin domain-containing protein, which produces MTYQKAGIDDVDSVVDEEWGGMWFLRDALGCETVGLTILELEPGGKSKEHDHADSDHEEVYLVAEGEVEVDCDGETVTLRENEALRLSPDQRRQIHNRSDERVKLVLAGAP; this is translated from the coding sequence ATGACCTACCAGAAGGCGGGTATCGACGACGTCGACTCGGTGGTAGACGAGGAGTGGGGCGGGATGTGGTTCCTGCGCGACGCCCTCGGCTGTGAGACGGTCGGGCTCACGATACTGGAACTCGAACCCGGTGGGAAGAGCAAGGAACACGACCACGCCGACAGCGACCACGAGGAGGTGTACCTCGTCGCGGAGGGCGAGGTGGAGGTTGACTGCGACGGCGAGACGGTCACCCTCCGGGAGAACGAGGCCCTCCGCCTCTCGCCCGACCAGCGCCGACAGATACACAACCGAAGCGACGAGCGCGTGAAACTCGTGTTGGCCGGCGCGCCCTGA
- a CDS encoding SDR family NAD(P)-dependent oxidoreductase, giving the protein MVTDMFDLSGRVAVVTGGSRGIGRAIALGLADAGATVVPTARSADDVQETVDRIEDAGGEGLAETVDVADVESVESLFDRVGEELGGADVVVNNAGINPGNALGTPDRVDPEGFDTVMDVNLRGAFLCARAATEHLQKDGGSVVNVASVGGLVGLPRQHPYVASKHGLVGITKSLALDWAPDVRVNCLAPGYVATDLTEDLTSDDDLRAAILRQTPLDRFADPEEIAGPAVFLASDAASYVTGSVLTADGGWTAR; this is encoded by the coding sequence ATGGTCACCGACATGTTCGACCTGAGCGGGCGCGTCGCCGTCGTCACGGGCGGGAGCCGCGGCATCGGGCGGGCCATCGCACTCGGTCTCGCGGACGCCGGCGCGACAGTCGTCCCCACTGCCCGGAGCGCCGACGACGTGCAGGAGACGGTCGACCGCATCGAGGACGCGGGCGGGGAGGGCCTCGCCGAGACGGTGGACGTCGCCGACGTCGAGAGCGTCGAGTCGCTGTTCGACCGGGTGGGCGAGGAACTCGGCGGGGCGGACGTCGTTGTGAACAACGCGGGCATCAACCCCGGGAACGCGCTGGGGACGCCCGACCGGGTGGACCCGGAGGGCTTCGACACGGTGATGGACGTGAACCTGCGCGGGGCGTTCCTCTGTGCGCGGGCGGCGACCGAACACCTCCAGAAGGACGGCGGGTCCGTCGTCAACGTCGCCTCCGTGGGCGGCCTCGTCGGCCTCCCCCGCCAGCACCCCTACGTCGCCTCGAAACACGGGCTGGTGGGCATCACGAAGAGTCTCGCGCTCGACTGGGCCCCCGACGTCCGGGTGAACTGCCTCGCGCCGGGGTACGTCGCCACCGACCTCACGGAGGACCTCACGTCCGACGACGACCTGCGGGCGGCCATCCTCCGCCAGACGCCGCTGGACCGCTTCGCGGACCCCGAGGAGATCGCCGGTCCCGCCGTCTTCCTCGCCAGCGACGCGGCGAGTTACGTCACCGGGTCGGTACTCACCGCGGACGGCGGGTGGACGGCGCGCTAA
- a CDS encoding MBL fold metallo-hydrolase — protein sequence MIYNLAQGQQVFTSNAFLVTGERTVVVDPGNDFDVVSAIREHVDAVDAVVLTHTHPDHVGNLAAVKEAFGVEAWGFDTSQEGVDHAIADGDTILLGDDEYLALHTPGHKDDHLCLYAADPGVLFAGDLVFANGSFGRTDLEEGHRPTLVESIDSLKGAVSEDLREMHTGHGPSITTNPYHDIDLASKAARMG from the coding sequence ATGATCTACAACCTCGCGCAGGGCCAGCAGGTGTTCACGAGCAACGCCTTCCTCGTCACCGGCGAACGCACCGTCGTCGTGGACCCCGGCAACGACTTCGACGTGGTGAGCGCCATCCGGGAACACGTCGACGCCGTCGACGCCGTCGTCCTCACGCACACCCACCCCGACCACGTGGGCAACCTCGCCGCCGTCAAGGAGGCCTTCGGCGTCGAGGCGTGGGGCTTCGATACGAGTCAGGAGGGCGTCGACCACGCCATCGCCGACGGCGACACCATCCTGCTGGGCGACGACGAGTACCTCGCACTCCACACCCCCGGCCACAAGGACGACCACCTCTGTCTGTACGCCGCCGACCCCGGGGTGCTGTTCGCCGGCGACCTCGTCTTCGCGAACGGGAGTTTCGGGCGTACCGACCTCGAAGAGGGCCACCGCCCGACGCTCGTCGAGAGCATCGACTCCCTGAAGGGGGCGGTGAGCGAGGACCTCCGCGAGATGCACACCGGCCACGGGCCGAGCATCACGACGAACCCGTACCACGACATCGACCTCGCGAGCAAAGCGGCACGGATGGGCTGA
- a CDS encoding HVO_2922 family protein translates to MSDAHFELYRDEAGEWRWRLVHRNGNILADSGEGYSRKADARTGLRSVKANAADARVEEVE, encoded by the coding sequence ATGAGCGACGCGCACTTCGAACTCTACCGCGACGAGGCCGGCGAGTGGCGCTGGCGACTCGTCCACCGCAACGGGAACATCCTCGCGGACTCGGGCGAGGGCTACTCGCGGAAGGCCGACGCCCGGACCGGACTGAGGAGCGTGAAGGCGAACGCCGCGGACGCGCGCGTTGAGGAGGTGGAGTAG
- the thyA gene encoding thymidylate synthase, with product MHQYLDLVADTLRTGTHKPNRTGVDTVSSFSQHYRVDLQEGFPLLTTKDLSGFRWDSMVHELLWYLSGEEHIRTLREETGIWDAWADEEGHLDTAYGRFWRRYPVPESGLPGETWPDDAHRWLNEDERTFDQIQYVLDTLRENPNSRRIVVDAWHPANATVSTLPPCHYTFVFNVQGDRLNCHLTQRSGDIALGIPFNIAAYSLLTHAIAQRTGFEVGEFAHTVVDAHVYCGQGERGEWYADALPDLQSRLANVEDREDYLAVREWVESAAPAEAEGEEDYDHVPGLLTQLSREPREKPTIEVADKPLDELTYEDVTLSGYDAAEGIRFAVAE from the coding sequence ATGCACCAGTATCTCGACCTCGTCGCCGACACCCTCCGGACCGGGACGCACAAGCCGAACCGGACCGGGGTGGACACCGTCTCGTCGTTCAGCCAGCACTACCGGGTGGACCTCCAGGAGGGCTTCCCCCTCCTGACGACGAAGGACCTCTCGGGCTTTCGCTGGGACTCCATGGTCCACGAACTGCTCTGGTACCTCTCCGGGGAGGAGCACATCCGGACGCTCCGCGAGGAGACCGGCATCTGGGACGCGTGGGCCGACGAGGAGGGCCACCTCGACACCGCCTACGGGCGGTTCTGGCGGCGCTACCCGGTCCCCGAGTCGGGCCTGCCCGGCGAGACGTGGCCCGACGACGCCCACCGCTGGCTGAACGAGGACGAACGCACCTTCGACCAGATCCAGTACGTCCTCGACACGCTCCGCGAGAACCCCAACTCGCGGCGCATCGTCGTCGACGCGTGGCACCCCGCGAACGCCACCGTCTCGACCCTCCCGCCCTGTCACTACACGTTCGTCTTCAACGTGCAGGGCGACCGCCTGAACTGCCACCTCACCCAGCGCTCCGGCGACATCGCCCTCGGGATTCCGTTCAACATCGCGGCCTACTCCCTGCTCACCCACGCAATCGCCCAGCGGACCGGCTTCGAGGTGGGCGAGTTCGCCCACACCGTCGTCGACGCCCACGTCTACTGCGGGCAGGGAGAGCGCGGCGAGTGGTACGCCGACGCCCTCCCGGACCTCCAGTCCCGCCTCGCGAACGTCGAGGACCGAGAGGACTACCTCGCGGTGCGCGAATGGGTCGAATCGGCGGCCCCCGCCGAGGCCGAGGGCGAGGAGGACTACGACCACGTCCCCGGTCTGTTGACCCAGTTGTCGCGCGAACCGCGCGAGAAGCCCACCATCGAGGTGGCGGACAAACCCCTCGACGAGTTGACCTACGAGGACGTCACGCTCTCGGGGTACGACGCGGCCGAGGGCATCCGGTTCGCCGTGGCGGAGTGA